Genomic segment of Candidatus Firestonebacteria bacterium RIFOXYD2_FULL_39_29:
TGGAAATATCTATACTGTCTACTTTTCCGCTTTTAAAAAGTTTCTTAAGTGTTTCCACCTCCATCAATCTGTTTTCCTTAAATTTCTTTACAAATCCCGAATCAGAAGTATCAATTACAGCCATCTCCCCTGTCTCGCTATCCTCTATTTCAAGAAAACCGATGTTAGGAAGATTCTGTTCAAAATCATCCGTTATTCTAAGAGCTATCAAATCATGTTTTTGCGCAGTTATTTTCAAGTCTTTTTCAAAACCCCGGTCAAGGAAATCTGAAACTAAAAATACTACAGCCTTTCTTTTTGTGACCTCGTTTAAATATTGAAGCGCAGATTTAATATTAGTTCCCCTGTTCTTCGGGACAAAAGAAATCATCTCTCTCACTATACGGAGAATATGTTTTTTACCTTTTTTCGGGGTAATGAACTTCTCGATAATATCGGTAAAGCCGATCATTCCGACCTTATCATTGTTTTTCGTGGCAGAAAGCGCAAGCAGTGAAACAATTTCCACAGCTATCTCATTTTTAAATTTTTCAGCCGTACCAAAATGTCCTGAGCTTGAAAAGTCAACAAGAAAAACCACGGTCAACTCCCTTTCCTCGACAAATTTCTTAATAAAAGGTTTACCGACCCTGGCCGTAACATTCCAATCTATCGTCCGGATATCATCCCCGGGAGTATATTCTCTGACTTCGGCAAACTCCATACCACGGCCTTTGAACGTACTTTCATATTGCCCCGCAAAGGTCTCGCTTACCAGACGCCCGGTCTTGATTTCTATACGTTTAACCTGTTTTAATACTTCTTTCGAAATCATCGTTTCCTCTGAAAGTAAAATGACTAAGTACTAATGACTATTTTAGGTTGGCGGGAAACTTCCCCCGCCTCATATTTTTCAAATAAATATAGTTTCCACTCTGTTTAGAATTTCGAATTTAGTTCTTAGTGCTTGCTCTTACGGTACTTCAATCTGATCAAATATCTGTTTTATTATATTTTCCGAAGTTATCTCTTCCGCCTCGGCCTCATATGTGACAATAACCCTGTGCCTTAGAATATCCGCTCCGACCAGTTTAATATCTTCCGGAGTTACGTAACCCCGTCCATTAATGAAAGCCAGCGCTTTCGCAGCCCTGATAAAATATATACTGGCTCTGGGTGAGGCTCCATACGCAATCAGGCTCTTTAGATCATTTAATTTATACTTTTCAGGTTCTCTTGTCGCAAAAACAAGATCAAGCACATAATTTTTCACCTTCTCATCAACGTAGATATCATTTATTACTTTTTTGACTCTGATAATATCCGCGGGTGTGGCAGTCTTTTTAACTTTAATCTCTTTATTGTCAGACATTCTTTCTATTATCTGATTCTCTTCTTCTTTATTGGGATAAGTTATTTTAAGCTTTAACATAAACCTGTCCACTTGAGCTTCAGGCAGAGGATACGTTCCTTCCTGCTCAATCGGATTTTGCGTTGCTATTACCAAAAACGGAGAAGGCAGCGGATATGTGGTATCCCCGATGGTAACCTGACTTTCCTGCATGGCTTCAAGCAAAGCGCTCTGTACTTTCGCAGGGGCTCTGTTTATTTCATCAGCCAGTACAAGATTCGTGAATATGGGACCTTTCTTTACTGAAAAATTACTGTCTTTTGGATTAAATATAAGCGTACCTGTTAAATCCGCAGGTAAAAGATCTGGAGTAAACTGAATTCTCTGGAATTTCATATCAAGCGCAGAGGAAAGTGTCTTAACTGAGAGGGTCTTTGCAAGTCCAGGGACACCTTCTATCAATATATGTCCGTCTGCCAGCATACCTATTAACATCCTGCTAATGATGTATTGCTGTCCTACAATAACCTTTCCTATTTCCGCCGTTAATTCATTTATAAAAGCACTCTCTTTCTTCACCATTTCATTTATCTGTTTTATATCCTTTTCCATACAAAATTCCTCCTGTTTAAATTGTCCATTATTTTAGTATAACCGGTCTAAAACACCTTTAAATCTAAGTATATTATGAACCTCTCCGTGCTATTACACCAAGTTCGAAATGTTATGAAATTCATTACATTATAACAAATATATAGACAAAATAAACACCAAAATTGTTCCGATTTTCTATGTTTAATATTTCATTTGTTTTTTATTGTACTATTAATAGTTTCTTGATAAAGTAGGAGAAATAGAGGCGCGGATGCTCAGAAGGTCAGAGGCGCAGCATCAATGAGAGAAAAGCTGTTTCCCGTAACTCGCTACCCGCAACCAAAAAGGAGAATTTTGTGAAAGCAACGCATATAAAGGGAAAAAAGGTAGCTGATATTATGCTCTATACTTTAAGCACATGTATTTGGTGCAAAAAAGTAAAAGCACTCTTAACGGAACTTGGAGTAGAGTATTTTTATATAGATGTGGATACTATTACTAGAGAGGAAAAAGAACAAGTCAGCAAAGAAATAGAGAAATGGAATCCGGCTGTCTCCTTTCCAACTATTGTAATAAACAACAAAGAATACATCCTCGGCTACCAGCCTGAGGAAATCAAGGAAAAACTTAAACTATGAGCGAGCAGGCTAATATTAACGAACAGGAAGTTGACAGTCTTTATCTTAAACTAAAGCAAGACGGCGAAAAATCCGGTTATTACCTTAACCCCGATATTAATTTTACAAAAGATCTGGTAAAAAGCCTTATAATAAATCAGCAGCGTTTTGGTTATGAGGCCTGCCCCTGCCGCCTTGCATCAGGAAAACGTGAGGAAGATCTGGATATTATCTGTCCCTGTGATTACAGAGATGCCGATGTCAACCAATATGAAGTATGTTACTGCGCTTTATATGTTTCAAAAAAAGCAGGTAACGGTGAAAGCGCCGTTAAATCAATTCCTGAAAGAAGACCGACAAAACAAATGAGGTTAAAAATGAAAGAGGAAAAACAACAGGAAAACGCAAAAGGACTTTCTAATCTTCCTTTGCCGGTTTACCGGTGCAAAGTCTGCGGTTACCTCTGCGCGAGGCAAGAACCGCCGGACATCTGTCCGATATGTAAGGTAACGAAAGACAGGTTTGAACGTTTTGCTTAAAAAGTTCAAACCTGTCTTTCAGTTTTCAAGGTTTATAAGGTTTGTAAAGTTTATAAAGTTAAAAGCCATTGAAGGATATTAGATAAAAAGAAAAGAAGTTCTCTTATTTTTGGCTAAATTATATAAAAACACCTCTGAAAATAACCTTAAAAACCTTATTAACCTTACAAACTGTTTTTATTTGCAGCTACTCCGAACAACCATAAAATCTGAAGGCGTACACCTTAAAATCTCCCTTTATGCATTTTAAAGTTAAAATACCTTTTTCAGGTTTGGTTTTATTTTTAATTATCTGGTATAGTCCCGGCCCCTTTAATTTTATCTGATTTTTATCATCCAAATTTTTACCCCGAGACTCTCTATTTATGGATCTTCCATTTAAAAGAATTTCAAGCGCA
This window contains:
- a CDS encoding ATPase yields the protein MEKDIKQINEMVKKESAFINELTAEIGKVIVGQQYIISRMLIGMLADGHILIEGVPGLAKTLSVKTLSSALDMKFQRIQFTPDLLPADLTGTLIFNPKDSNFSVKKGPIFTNLVLADEINRAPAKVQSALLEAMQESQVTIGDTTYPLPSPFLVIATQNPIEQEGTYPLPEAQVDRFMLKLKITYPNKEEENQIIERMSDNKEIKVKKTATPADIIRVKKVINDIYVDEKVKNYVLDLVFATREPEKYKLNDLKSLIAYGASPRASIYFIRAAKALAFINGRGYVTPEDIKLVGADILRHRVIVTYEAEAEEITSENIIKQIFDQIEVP
- a CDS encoding NrdH-redoxin; translation: MKATHIKGKKVADIMLYTLSTCIWCKKVKALLTELGVEYFYIDVDTITREEKEQVSKEIEKWNPAVSFPTIVINNKEYILGYQPEEIKEKLKL
- a CDS encoding ferredoxin:glutaredoxin reductase, translating into MSEQANINEQEVDSLYLKLKQDGEKSGYYLNPDINFTKDLVKSLIINQQRFGYEACPCRLASGKREEDLDIICPCDYRDADVNQYEVCYCALYVSKKAGNGESAVKSIPERRPTKQMRLKMKEEKQQENAKGLSNLPLPVYRCKVCGYLCARQEPPDICPICKVTKDRFERFA